A single region of the Pontimicrobium sp. SW4 genome encodes:
- the rpsU gene encoding 30S ribosomal protein S21, with the protein MLIIPIKEGENIDRALKRFKRKFDKTGTKRMLQTRKQFTKPSVARRAQIQKAQYIQRLRDAEEV; encoded by the coding sequence ATGTTAATAATACCAATTAAAGAAGGAGAAAATATAGATAGAGCGCTAAAGCGTTTTAAGAGAAAGTTTGATAAAACTGGAACGAAAAGAATGTTACAAACACGTAAGCAGTTTACAAAACCTTCGGTAGCGCGTAGAGCTCAAATTCAAAAAGCGCAATACATCCAAAGATTAAGAGATGCAGAAGAAGTTTAA
- a CDS encoding tyrosine-type recombinase/integrase — MSLSSFKDYLLLEKKYSKHTVNAYAKDLSDFTKFNQECFNQVSIDKANYSQIRNWIISLVDSGLENRTVNRKVSSLNTYYKFLLKTEEIKVNPLSKHKALKVSKKIQIPFSQEEVNMVLDEFNFDNSFEGVRDKLIIELFYSTGIRRIELVQLQLKDVDNANKTLKVLGKRNKERYLPLLESVLDTIKVYISNRNRLEKIVDKETLFLTKKGHKIYETLVYRIINNYFSKASTKVKKSPHILRHSFATHLLNQGADLNAVKELLGHSSLAATQVYTHNSIAELKKVYAKSHPRNK, encoded by the coding sequence ATGTCCTTATCATCTTTTAAAGATTACCTATTATTAGAAAAGAAATACTCCAAGCATACAGTAAATGCTTATGCGAAGGATTTAAGTGACTTTACAAAATTCAATCAAGAATGTTTTAATCAAGTAAGTATTGATAAAGCTAACTACTCACAAATTAGAAATTGGATTATTAGTTTAGTAGATTCAGGTTTAGAAAACAGAACTGTAAACAGAAAAGTATCTTCACTAAACACTTATTATAAATTTCTACTAAAAACAGAAGAAATAAAAGTAAACCCTTTATCTAAACATAAAGCACTTAAGGTTAGTAAAAAAATTCAAATTCCTTTTTCGCAAGAAGAAGTGAATATGGTATTAGATGAGTTTAATTTTGATAATTCTTTTGAAGGAGTAAGAGATAAGTTGATAATCGAATTATTTTACTCTACTGGAATTAGACGTATCGAGTTAGTGCAACTACAGTTAAAAGATGTTGATAATGCAAATAAAACACTTAAAGTTTTAGGAAAGAGAAATAAGGAACGCTATTTACCGTTATTAGAATCTGTATTGGATACAATTAAAGTATATATAAGTAATAGAAATAGATTAGAAAAGATTGTAGATAAAGAAACCTTATTTCTAACCAAAAAGGGTCATAAAATTTACGAAACTCTTGTTTACAGAATAATAAATAACTATTTTAGTAAGGCATCAACTAAAGTAAAAAAGAGTCCACATATATTAAGGCATTCATTTGCAACTCACTTACTAAATCAAGGTGCCGATTTAAATGCTGTTAAAGAATTACTTGGGCATTCCAGTTTAGCTGCTACCCAAGTGTATACTCATAATAGTATTGCCGAACTTAAAAAAGTATATGCTAAATCACATCCAAGAAATAAATAA
- the raiA gene encoding ribosome-associated translation inhibitor RaiA has protein sequence MKVNTQSVNFNADQKLIDFIQKRMDKLELYYDKVIKSDVFLKVENTSNKQNKIFEAKVHVPGDSFVVKKQCKSFEEGADMAVASLERQLKKRKEKLRTYL, from the coding sequence ATGAAAGTAAATACGCAATCAGTTAACTTTAATGCAGACCAAAAATTAATAGACTTTATTCAAAAGCGAATGGACAAGTTAGAATTGTATTATGACAAAGTCATTAAATCCGATGTGTTTCTGAAAGTAGAAAACACTAGTAATAAACAAAATAAAATATTTGAAGCTAAAGTACATGTACCAGGAGATAGTTTTGTTGTGAAAAAACAATGTAAAAGCTTTGAAGAAGGTGCAGATATGGCAGTTGCATCCTTAGAAAGACAGCTAAAAAAGAGAAAAGAAAAACTAAGAACATATTTATAG
- the tuf gene encoding elongation factor Tu — protein sequence MAKETFDRSKPHLNIGTIGHVDHGKTTLTAAITSVLANAGLSEARAFDSIDNAPEEKERGITINTSHVEYSTANRHYAHVDCPGHADYVKNMVTGAAQMDGAILVVAATDGPMPQTREHILLGRQVGIPRIVVFLNKVDMVDDEELLELVDMEVRDLLNFYEYDGDNGPVISGSALGALNGEQKWVDTVMELMEAVDNWIELPTRDVDKPFLMPIEDVFSITGRGTVATGRIETGVANTGDPVDIIGMGAEKLTSTITGVEMFRKILDRGEAGDNVGILLRGIEKTDIRRGMVICKTGSVTPHAKFKAEVYILKKEEGGRHTPFHNNYRPQFYVRTTDVTGNINLPDGVEMVMPGDNLTITVDLHQPIAMNVGLRFAIREGGRTVGAGQVTEILD from the coding sequence ATGGCAAAGGAAACTTTCGATCGTTCCAAACCGCACTTAAATATAGGTACAATTGGGCACGTTGATCACGGAAAAACAACTTTAACTGCAGCTATTACATCTGTATTAGCTAACGCAGGATTATCTGAAGCGAGAGCATTCGATTCGATCGATAACGCTCCTGAAGAAAAAGAAAGAGGTATTACAATTAATACATCACACGTTGAGTATTCAACAGCTAATCGTCACTATGCGCACGTAGACTGTCCAGGTCACGCGGATTATGTAAAGAACATGGTAACTGGTGCTGCTCAAATGGATGGAGCTATATTAGTAGTTGCTGCTACTGATGGTCCAATGCCACAAACTCGTGAGCATATCCTTTTAGGACGTCAGGTAGGAATTCCTCGTATTGTTGTTTTCTTAAACAAAGTTGATATGGTGGATGATGAAGAGCTTTTAGAATTAGTAGATATGGAAGTTAGAGATTTATTAAACTTCTATGAATATGACGGTGACAACGGTCCTGTAATTTCAGGTTCTGCTTTAGGAGCTTTAAATGGTGAGCAAAAATGGGTTGATACAGTTATGGAATTGATGGAAGCTGTAGATAACTGGATTGAATTACCAACTAGAGATGTTGATAAGCCTTTCTTAATGCCTATAGAAGATGTATTCTCTATTACTGGTCGTGGTACAGTTGCAACTGGTCGTATTGAAACAGGTGTTGCTAATACTGGAGATCCTGTTGATATTATTGGTATGGGAGCTGAAAAATTAACATCTACTATTACAGGAGTTGAAATGTTCCGTAAGATATTAGATAGAGGTGAAGCTGGAGATAACGTTGGTATCTTATTAAGAGGTATTGAAAAAACGGATATCCGAAGAGGAATGGTAATCTGTAAAACAGGTTCTGTAACTCCACATGCTAAGTTTAAAGCTGAGGTTTATATCCTTAAAAAAGAAGAAGGTGGACGTCATACTCCATTCCATAATAACTACCGTCCACAGTTCTACGTACGTACAACTGATGTAACAGGAAATATTAATTTACCTGATGGAGTTGAAATGGTAATGCCTGGAGATAACTTAACAATTACTGTTGATTTACACCAGCCAATTGCAATGAACGTAGGTTTACGTTTCGCTATCCGTGAAGGTGGTAGAACAGTTGGAGCTGGTCAGGTTACTGAGATTTTAGACTAA
- the secE gene encoding preprotein translocase subunit SecE, producing MAGIVNYIKESFGELKNNVSWTPWSEAQSLTVLVAVFSIIFSLAIWGVDTVFSRVIKAYFNWI from the coding sequence ATGGCAGGAATAGTAAATTATATAAAAGAATCTTTTGGAGAGCTTAAAAATAATGTAAGCTGGACTCCTTGGTCAGAAGCACAAAGTTTAACAGTATTAGTTGCTGTGTTTTCTATTATTTTTTCACTGGCTATTTGGGGAGTAGATACAGTTTTTAGCAGAGTTATAAAGGCGTATTTTAATTGGATTTAA
- the nusG gene encoding transcription termination/antitermination protein NusG: MSESVEKKWYVVRAVSGQENKIKNYIENEIARLGLSDFVDQVLVPTERVIQIRNGKKVHKEKVFFPGYIMIQANLSGEIPHIIKSITNVIGFLGETKGGDPVPLRQSEVNRMLGKVDELSVEADSNVAIPFTKGETVKVIDGPFNGFDGTIENINEEKRKLEVMVKIFGRKTPLELSYMQVEKV; the protein is encoded by the coding sequence ATGTCTGAGAGTGTTGAGAAAAAATGGTACGTTGTAAGGGCTGTAAGCGGTCAAGAAAACAAAATCAAAAACTACATTGAAAACGAAATTGCTAGATTAGGTTTAAGTGATTTTGTTGATCAAGTTTTGGTGCCAACCGAGAGAGTGATTCAAATACGTAATGGAAAAAAAGTCCATAAGGAAAAAGTTTTTTTTCCAGGCTATATTATGATTCAGGCAAACCTAAGTGGTGAGATTCCGCATATCATTAAATCCATTACTAATGTAATTGGGTTTTTGGGAGAAACAAAAGGAGGTGACCCTGTACCATTAAGACAATCTGAAGTAAACAGAATGTTAGGTAAGGTAGATGAGTTATCTGTTGAAGCAGATTCTAATGTTGCGATTCCTTTTACAAAAGGAGAAACAGTAAAAGTAATTGATGGTCCATTTAATGGATTTGATGGTACTATTGAAAATATAAATGAAGAAAAGCGTAAGCTAGAAGTAATGGTAAAGATTTTTGGAAGAAAAACACCATTAGAGTTAAGCTATATGCAAGTTGAAAAAGTATAA
- the rplK gene encoding 50S ribosomal protein L11, which translates to MAKELGKVVKLQVRGGAANPSPPVGPALGAAGVNIMEFCKQFNARTQDKPGKVLPVVISVYKDKSFDFVIKTPPAAVQLLEAAKVKKGSGEPNRKKVAKVSWDQVKTIAEDKMVDLNAFTIESAMKMVAGTARSMGITVKGGEAPN; encoded by the coding sequence ATGGCAAAAGAATTAGGTAAAGTAGTTAAGTTACAAGTTCGGGGAGGTGCTGCGAATCCATCGCCACCGGTTGGACCCGCTTTAGGTGCTGCTGGAGTTAACATAATGGAGTTCTGTAAACAATTTAATGCAAGAACTCAAGATAAGCCTGGTAAAGTATTACCGGTTGTTATCTCTGTTTACAAAGACAAATCATTTGATTTTGTAATCAAGACTCCTCCAGCTGCAGTACAATTATTAGAAGCGGCCAAGGTGAAAAAAGGTTCAGGAGAACCAAACCGAAAAAAAGTAGCTAAAGTTTCTTGGGATCAAGTTAAAACTATTGCTGAAGACAAGATGGTAGATTTAAATGCATTTACAATTGAATCAGCAATGAAAATGGTTGCGGGAACTGCAAGATCTATGGGTATAACTGTTAAAGGTGGTGAAGCACCTAATTAA
- the rplA gene encoding 50S ribosomal protein L1, with amino-acid sequence MARLTKKQKEAVAKIEKGRFYSLNEASVLIKEITNAKFDASVDLAVRLGVDPRKANQMVRGVVSLPHGTGKDVKVLALVTPDKEAEAKEAGADYVGLDEYLEKIKGGWTDVDVIITMPSVMGKLGPLGRVLGPRGLMPNPKTGTVTMDVAKAVGEVKAGKIDFKVDKTGIVHAAIGKASFSADKIAGNAQELLTTLMKLKPTAAKGTYVKSIFMSSTMSPSVAIDPKIG; translated from the coding sequence ATGGCAAGATTAACAAAAAAACAAAAAGAAGCTGTTGCTAAAATAGAGAAAGGAAGATTTTATTCTCTAAACGAGGCATCAGTATTAATAAAAGAAATTACCAATGCAAAGTTTGATGCATCAGTAGATTTAGCTGTTCGTTTAGGGGTAGATCCTAGAAAAGCTAACCAAATGGTAAGAGGTGTAGTATCTCTTCCACACGGTACTGGTAAAGATGTTAAAGTTTTAGCATTAGTAACTCCAGACAAAGAAGCAGAAGCTAAAGAAGCTGGTGCTGATTATGTTGGTTTGGATGAATACCTTGAAAAAATTAAAGGTGGTTGGACAGACGTTGATGTAATTATTACTATGCCTAGCGTTATGGGTAAATTAGGTCCTTTAGGACGAGTATTAGGTCCTCGTGGCTTAATGCCTAATCCAAAAACAGGTACAGTAACTATGGATGTTGCTAAAGCTGTTGGTGAAGTGAAAGCTGGTAAAATTGACTTTAAAGTTGATAAAACTGGTATTGTTCATGCAGCAATTGGTAAAGCATCATTTAGTGCTGATAAAATTGCAGGTAATGCACAAGAGTTACTTACAACATTAATGAAACTCAAACCAACTGCGGCAAAAGGAACTTACGTAAAAAGCATTTTTATGTCAAGTACAATGAGTCCTAGTGTTGCAATTGATCCAAAAATAGGTTAA
- the rplJ gene encoding 50S ribosomal protein L10: protein MTREEKSQVIEELTAQLSENANIYLADISGLDAGTTSNLRRACFKANVKLAVVKNTLLEKAMMASDREFGELPSILKGNTSVMYSETGNAPAKVIKAFRKKSDKPLLKGAFIEEAIYLGDDQLDMLVDIKSREELIGDIIGLLQSPAKNVVSALQSSGGKLSGILKTLSQKEG from the coding sequence ATGACAAGAGAAGAAAAATCACAAGTAATTGAAGAGTTAACTGCTCAATTATCCGAAAACGCAAATATTTATTTGGCTGATATTTCTGGATTAGATGCAGGAACTACTTCAAACTTACGTCGTGCTTGCTTTAAAGCAAACGTTAAGTTGGCAGTTGTAAAGAATACCTTGCTTGAAAAAGCAATGATGGCTTCAGATAGAGAATTTGGAGAATTACCTTCTATATTAAAGGGTAATACTTCGGTTATGTATTCTGAGACAGGAAACGCACCAGCAAAAGTAATTAAAGCTTTTAGAAAAAAATCAGATAAGCCTTTATTAAAAGGAGCTTTTATTGAAGAAGCAATTTACTTAGGTGACGACCAATTAGATATGTTGGTAGATATCAAATCTAGAGAAGAACTTATTGGAGATATTATTGGATTATTACAATCTCCAGCTAAGAACGTTGTTTCAGCGCTTCAGTCTAGTGGTGGTAAATTATCAGGTATCTTAAAAACACTATCTCAAAAAGAGGGATAG
- the rplL gene encoding 50S ribosomal protein L7/L12: MADLKDFAEQLVNLTVKEVNELAGILKDEYGIEPAAAAVAVAAGPGAGGDDAGEAQTEFDVILKAAGGSKLAVVKLVKELTGLGLKEAKELVDNAPSAIKEGVSKDEAEGLKSSLEEAGAEVELK, translated from the coding sequence ATGGCAGATTTAAAAGATTTCGCAGAACAGTTAGTAAACTTAACAGTAAAAGAGGTTAACGAATTAGCTGGAATATTAAAAGATGAATATGGTATCGAACCTGCTGCTGCTGCAGTTGCTGTAGCTGCTGGCCCTGGAGCTGGTGGTGATGATGCTGGTGAAGCGCAAACAGAGTTTGATGTAATTCTTAAAGCAGCTGGTGGTTCTAAATTAGCAGTTGTAAAATTAGTTAAAGAATTAACTGGTTTAGGATTAAAAGAAGCTAAAGAATTAGTTGATAATGCACCTAGCGCTATCAAAGAAGGAGTTTCTAAAGATGAAGCTGAAGGCCTTAAGTCTTCTCTAGAAGAAGCTGGAGCAGAGGTTGAGCTTAAGTAA
- the rpoB gene encoding DNA-directed RNA polymerase subunit beta: protein MLATKAERLNFSSIVNRTEYPDFLDIQIKSFQDFFQLETKSEERGDEGLYNTFMENFPITDTRNQFVLEFLDYFIDPPRYTIEECIERGLTYSVPLKARLKLYCTDPEHEDFETIVQDVYLGTIPYMTPSGTFCINGAERVVVSQLHRSPGVFFGQSFHANGTKLYSARVIPFKGSWIEFATDINSVMYAYIDRKKKLPVTTLFRAIGFERDKDILEIFDLAEEVKVSKSGLKKVINRKLAARVLNTWHEDFVDEDTGEVVSIERNEIVLDRDTILDKDNVEEILEAGVKTILLHKEDGQSGDYAIIHNTLQKDPTNSEKEAVEHIYRQLRNAEPPDEETARGIIDKLFFSDQRYNLGEVGRYRMNKKLQLDIGMDKQVLTKEDIITIIKYLIELINSKAEIDDIDHLSNRRVRTVGEQLSSQFGVGLARMARTIRERMNVRDNEVFTPIDLINAKTLSSVINSFFGTNQLSQFMDQTNPLAEITHKRRLSALGPGGLSRERAGFEVRDVHYTHYGRLCPIETPEGPNIGLISSLSVYAKVNSMGFIETPYRSVENGVVDIKGTPVYLSAEEEEEKLIAQATVKVDDKGKILHDQIIARQEGDFPVVDPTSIHYTDVAPNQISSISASLIPFLEHDDANRALMGSNMMRQAVPLLRPQAPIVGTGLERQVASDSRVLINAQGEGVVEYVDANEIVIKYNRTEEEAMVSFDTDTVTYPLTKFRKTNQGTSVNLKAIVKKGDKVTKGQVLCEGYATQKGELALGRNMKVAFMPWKGYNFEDAIVISEKVVREDVFTSIHIDEYSLEVRDTKLGNEELTNDIPNVSEEATKDLDEHGMIRVGAEIKPGDILIGKITPKGESDPTPEEKLLRAIFGDKAGDVKDASLKASPSLHGVVIDKKLFARAIKDKRKRAQDKEDISQLEAVYDKKFDDLIEVLIEKLFAIVAGKTAQGVFNDLGEEVFPKGKKFTLKMLNAVDDYAHLVSGKWTTDEQTNKLVADLIHNYKIKENDLQGSLRREKFTISVGDELPAGIIKLAKVYIAKKRKLKVGDKMAGRHGNKGIVARIVRQEDMPFLEDGTPVDIVLNPLGVPSRMNIGQIYETVLGWAGQKLDRKYATPIFDGATIDQINGFTDEAGIPRYGHTYLYDGGTGSRFDQPATVGVIYMLKLGHMVDDKMHARSIGPYSLITQQPLGGKAQFGGQRFGEMEVWALEAYGASATLREILTVKSDDVIGRAKTYEAIVKGEPMPEPGLPESFNVLMHELKGLGLDIRLEE, encoded by the coding sequence ATGTTAGCAACTAAAGCTGAAAGATTAAATTTCTCGTCTATTGTAAATAGAACCGAATACCCTGATTTTCTGGATATTCAGATTAAATCCTTCCAGGATTTTTTCCAGTTAGAAACAAAATCAGAAGAAAGAGGTGATGAAGGGTTATATAACACCTTCATGGAAAACTTCCCGATTACAGATACTCGTAATCAATTTGTCTTGGAATTTTTGGATTATTTTATTGATCCACCAAGATACACCATAGAAGAATGTATTGAAAGAGGACTTACTTATAGTGTTCCGCTTAAAGCAAGACTTAAATTATACTGTACAGATCCTGAACATGAAGATTTCGAAACTATTGTTCAAGATGTGTATTTAGGTACAATTCCATATATGACACCTAGTGGTACATTTTGTATCAATGGGGCAGAACGTGTTGTTGTATCTCAATTACATAGATCTCCAGGTGTATTCTTTGGGCAATCTTTCCATGCTAATGGAACTAAATTATATTCGGCAAGAGTAATTCCTTTCAAAGGTTCTTGGATTGAATTTGCTACAGACATTAATAGTGTCATGTATGCGTATATCGATAGAAAGAAAAAATTACCTGTAACTACACTATTCCGTGCTATTGGATTTGAAAGAGATAAAGATATTCTTGAAATATTTGATCTAGCTGAAGAAGTGAAAGTTTCTAAATCGGGACTTAAAAAAGTAATCAATCGCAAACTTGCTGCACGTGTGCTTAATACATGGCATGAAGATTTTGTTGATGAAGATACAGGAGAAGTAGTATCAATAGAAAGAAATGAAATTGTTCTTGATCGTGATACTATATTAGATAAGGACAATGTAGAAGAAATTCTTGAAGCTGGTGTGAAAACTATTCTTTTACACAAAGAAGATGGACAATCTGGTGATTACGCAATTATCCATAACACACTTCAAAAAGACCCTACTAACTCTGAAAAAGAAGCAGTAGAACACATTTACCGTCAATTACGTAATGCTGAGCCGCCAGATGAGGAAACAGCTCGTGGTATTATTGACAAGCTATTCTTTAGTGATCAACGTTATAACTTAGGTGAAGTTGGTCGTTATAGAATGAATAAAAAATTACAGTTAGATATTGGAATGGATAAGCAAGTGCTTACCAAAGAAGATATTATTACTATCATAAAATACTTAATTGAATTAATTAACTCAAAAGCAGAGATTGATGATATTGATCACTTATCTAACCGTCGTGTACGTACAGTAGGTGAGCAGTTATCTTCTCAATTTGGTGTTGGTTTAGCGCGTATGGCACGTACTATTCGTGAACGTATGAATGTTCGTGATAATGAGGTGTTTACGCCAATAGATTTGATTAATGCAAAGACCTTGTCGTCTGTAATTAACTCATTTTTTGGAACCAACCAGCTATCTCAGTTTATGGACCAAACCAATCCATTAGCAGAGATTACGCATAAGCGTCGTTTATCAGCTTTAGGACCTGGAGGTTTATCTCGTGAAAGAGCGGGATTTGAGGTTCGTGATGTTCACTATACACACTACGGACGTTTATGTCCTATCGAAACGCCAGAAGGACCAAACATTGGTTTAATTTCTTCGCTTTCGGTTTATGCAAAAGTAAATTCAATGGGATTCATTGAAACACCTTATAGGTCAGTTGAAAATGGAGTAGTTGATATTAAAGGAACACCAGTTTACTTAAGTGCTGAAGAAGAAGAAGAAAAACTAATAGCTCAGGCTACCGTTAAAGTTGATGACAAAGGAAAAATCCTACACGATCAAATTATTGCACGTCAAGAAGGTGATTTCCCTGTGGTAGATCCAACATCTATTCATTATACAGATGTTGCGCCAAACCAAATTTCATCTATCTCGGCATCGTTAATTCCATTCTTAGAGCATGATGATGCAAACCGTGCGTTGATGGGATCAAACATGATGCGTCAAGCGGTACCATTATTACGTCCTCAAGCTCCTATTGTTGGAACAGGATTAGAGCGTCAAGTAGCTTCAGATTCAAGAGTATTAATTAATGCCCAAGGAGAAGGAGTTGTAGAGTATGTAGATGCTAACGAAATAGTTATTAAATATAACCGTACTGAAGAAGAAGCCATGGTAAGTTTCGATACAGATACGGTAACATATCCTTTAACTAAGTTTAGAAAAACAAACCAAGGAACATCTGTTAATTTAAAAGCAATTGTTAAAAAAGGAGATAAAGTAACTAAAGGACAAGTATTGTGTGAAGGTTACGCAACCCAAAAAGGAGAATTAGCTTTAGGTAGAAACATGAAAGTTGCCTTCATGCCTTGGAAAGGATATAATTTTGAGGATGCAATTGTAATTTCCGAAAAAGTTGTTAGAGAAGATGTATTTACATCTATTCATATAGATGAATATTCTTTAGAAGTAAGAGATACAAAGCTTGGTAATGAAGAGTTAACTAACGATATTCCTAATGTTTCAGAAGAGGCTACGAAAGACCTTGATGAGCATGGAATGATTCGTGTTGGTGCCGAAATTAAACCAGGAGATATCTTAATTGGTAAAATTACTCCAAAAGGAGAAAGTGATCCTACTCCTGAAGAAAAATTATTACGTGCTATTTTTGGAGATAAAGCTGGAGATGTAAAAGACGCATCCTTAAAAGCTTCACCTTCTTTACATGGTGTTGTAATTGATAAGAAATTGTTTGCAAGAGCAATTAAAGATAAGCGTAAAAGAGCTCAAGATAAAGAAGATATTTCTCAACTAGAAGCTGTTTACGACAAAAAGTTTGATGACTTAATAGAAGTTTTAATTGAAAAACTTTTTGCTATAGTTGCTGGAAAAACTGCTCAGGGTGTATTTAATGATTTAGGTGAAGAGGTTTTCCCTAAAGGAAAGAAGTTTACTTTAAAAATGTTAAATGCTGTAGATGATTATGCACATTTAGTATCAGGAAAGTGGACCACAGATGAACAGACTAATAAATTAGTTGCAGATTTAATTCACAACTATAAAATTAAAGAAAATGATCTTCAAGGATCTTTAAGACGTGAGAAGTTTACAATCTCAGTTGGTGATGAATTGCCAGCAGGTATTATAAAATTAGCTAAAGTTTATATTGCTAAAAAACGTAAACTGAAAGTTGGAGATAAAATGGCAGGACGTCACGGTAACAAAGGTATTGTTGCTCGTATTGTTCGTCAAGAAGATATGCCTTTCTTAGAAGATGGAACGCCTGTTGATATCGTATTGAATCCACTTGGTGTACCTTCTCGTATGAATATTGGTCAGATTTATGAAACAGTATTAGGATGGGCAGGACAAAAATTAGATCGTAAGTACGCTACACCAATTTTTGATGGTGCTACAATTGATCAGATTAATGGATTCACAGACGAAGCTGGAATTCCAAGATATGGTCATACTTATCTATATGATGGAGGTACAGGATCTCGTTTTGATCAACCAGCAACAGTTGGTGTTATCTATATGTTAAAACTAGGACATATGGTAGACGATAAGATGCATGCACGTTCAATTGGACCATATTCATTAATTACACAACAACCTCTTGGTGGTAAAGCACAATTTGGTGGTCAGCGTTTTGGAGAAATGGAAGTTTGGGCACTTGAAGCTTATGGTGCATCGGCAACATTAAGAGAAATCTTAACAGTAAAATCTGATGATGTAATTGGTAGAGCAAAAACTTACGAAGCAATCGTAAAAGGAGAACCAATGCCAGAACCTGGACTACCAGAATCTTTCAACGTATTAATGCACGAATTGAAAGGTCTTGGACTAGACATAAGATTAGAAGAGTAA